One Paenibacillus sp. FSL W8-0186 genomic window carries:
- the fliR gene encoding flagellar biosynthetic protein FliR — protein sequence MEILLQGISVFLLVFCRMTAFFVVAPIFSSRGVPNIFKVGLSAMIALLIVIIQGFNQAIPTDLNYLLLVVRELLIGLLMGYVAQLLFTVIQMAGSFIDIQMGFGIVNVIDPMTGASAPVLGNFKYIIATLLFLSMNGHHYLLDAVIRSYNWMPLSNELFQRIYHGTLSEFLVRTFSQAFLLSFQLAAPLVVALFITDVALGFLARTAPQFNVFVIGIPLKIMVGLAMLLLLIPSLIYAFENLFQVLFKSLHNLFGTIGQRPT from the coding sequence ATGGAGATCTTACTGCAAGGAATTTCAGTTTTTTTACTTGTTTTTTGTCGAATGACAGCTTTTTTTGTCGTAGCTCCGATATTTTCATCACGTGGTGTTCCTAATATATTCAAAGTTGGCTTGTCGGCAATGATCGCATTATTGATTGTCATTATACAGGGCTTCAATCAGGCGATTCCAACCGATCTCAACTATCTATTATTGGTGGTTCGCGAGCTGCTGATCGGGTTGCTGATGGGATATGTGGCCCAATTGCTTTTTACGGTTATTCAGATGGCGGGATCTTTTATCGACATCCAGATGGGATTCGGGATCGTGAACGTGATTGATCCGATGACCGGGGCTTCGGCGCCTGTACTGGGCAACTTTAAATACATTATTGCCACTTTGTTATTTCTGTCGATGAATGGTCATCATTACTTGCTGGATGCCGTCATTCGCAGCTATAACTGGATGCCTTTGTCCAATGAACTGTTTCAGAGAATATATCATGGAACTCTTTCTGAATTTTTAGTCAGAACCTTTAGCCAAGCATTCTTATTATCGTTTCAATTGGCGGCCCCGCTGGTTGTTGCACTGTTCATAACCGATGTGGCGCTTGGATTCTTGGCACGAACGGCTCCCCAGTTTAACGTCTTTGTCATTGGGATCCCGCTCAAAATTATGGTCGGACTAGCGATGCTTCTGCTGCTAATCCCTAGCTTGATTTACGCGTTCGAGAATCTGTTTCAGGTATTGTTTAAATCGCTGCATAATTTGTTCGGTACGATCGGGCAAAGACCGACGTAG
- the flhA gene encoding flagellar biosynthesis protein FlhA, with protein sequence MKKAKDLFILLGIIGIVLLMILPIPTWLLDILLIINISVALMILLVAMNTKEALQFSIFPAMLLITTLFRLALNVSTTKLILGQAKAGDVVATFGSWVSQGQPVVGFIVFLILVVVQFIVITKGSERVAEVAARFTLDAMPGKQMSIDADLNAGLINEQQARDRRRKIERESDFYGAMDGASKFVKGDAIASIIILLINLIGGFIIGMSIHGMPFGEALSTYSLLTIGDGLVSQIPALLISTAAGLIVTRASSEGNLAEDITGQLFSYPKLVYIVAGTIAMLGLFTPIGPITTLPFAGMLCFAAYRMQKNLDRRQIEQEQEEEEQEIEEVRSPESVINLLQVDPIEFEFGYGLIPLADTGQGGDLLDRIIMIRRQCALEMGLVVPVIRIRDNIQLKPNEYVIKIKGNIVGRGELLLNHYLAMSPGMDDETITGIETQEPAFGLPALWIDESTKDRAELSGYTVVDPPSVVATHLTEMIKKHAHELLGRQETKALVDNLRENYAVLVDELIPSVLTIGDVQKVLAKLLREKISIRDMVTIFETLADYGTYTKDPDVLTEYVRQALSRQITQQYTQQGETMRVITVGPSLEKKIAESVQQTDQGSYLALDPASTQTVYQKLTEQINRLIQSGQQPIVLTSPTIRMYLRQVMERTMQDVPVLSYSELEPNVEIQSVGVVNL encoded by the coding sequence ATGAAGAAGGCTAAGGATTTATTTATACTTTTAGGAATTATCGGCATCGTTCTATTAATGATTCTTCCGATCCCGACTTGGCTGCTGGATATTCTTCTCATTATCAACATATCGGTCGCGCTTATGATTCTGCTCGTCGCCATGAACACAAAGGAGGCATTACAATTCTCCATCTTTCCGGCGATGCTGCTCATTACCACGTTGTTCCGGCTGGCGTTGAACGTTTCGACAACGAAGCTGATTTTAGGACAAGCGAAGGCTGGGGACGTGGTTGCGACATTTGGATCGTGGGTGTCGCAGGGTCAGCCTGTCGTCGGTTTTATCGTGTTTCTGATTCTAGTTGTCGTGCAGTTCATCGTCATTACCAAGGGTTCGGAGCGCGTGGCGGAAGTAGCGGCACGTTTCACCTTGGATGCGATGCCCGGCAAGCAGATGAGTATTGACGCAGATTTAAATGCCGGCTTGATTAATGAGCAGCAGGCTAGGGATCGCCGACGCAAGATCGAAAGGGAGTCGGATTTCTACGGAGCAATGGACGGGGCGAGCAAATTCGTCAAAGGTGACGCCATTGCCAGTATTATCATTCTCCTCATTAATCTTATCGGCGGATTTATCATCGGAATGTCGATTCATGGAATGCCGTTTGGCGAGGCGCTTTCCACTTATTCACTGCTTACGATCGGGGACGGTTTGGTCAGCCAGATTCCGGCGCTGCTCATTTCCACGGCAGCCGGTTTGATTGTTACCCGAGCATCGTCGGAAGGCAATCTTGCAGAGGATATAACAGGCCAACTGTTCTCTTATCCGAAGCTGGTTTATATTGTTGCCGGAACGATAGCAATGCTAGGACTTTTTACTCCGATAGGGCCGATAACGACTTTGCCTTTTGCTGGAATGTTATGCTTTGCGGCTTACCGGATGCAGAAAAATCTGGACCGCCGTCAAATCGAGCAGGAGCAGGAAGAGGAGGAGCAGGAGATCGAAGAGGTACGCAGTCCGGAGAGTGTTATCAATTTACTGCAGGTTGATCCGATTGAATTTGAATTCGGATACGGTTTGATTCCGCTTGCTGATACCGGACAAGGCGGAGATCTGCTAGACCGAATCATCATGATCAGGCGGCAATGTGCCCTGGAAATGGGGCTGGTCGTACCCGTCATTCGCATTCGTGACAATATTCAACTAAAACCGAATGAATATGTCATCAAAATAAAAGGAAATATCGTGGGTCGTGGTGAATTATTACTTAATCACTATTTGGCCATGAGTCCTGGGATGGACGACGAAACGATTACAGGTATAGAGACCCAGGAACCAGCCTTTGGATTGCCGGCGCTTTGGATTGATGAATCGACCAAAGACCGGGCTGAGTTATCAGGTTACACGGTGGTAGATCCACCATCCGTCGTAGCTACTCATTTGACGGAAATGATCAAGAAGCATGCTCATGAGCTTCTTGGCAGACAAGAGACGAAGGCGCTTGTCGATAATCTTAGAGAGAATTACGCTGTGCTTGTCGACGAACTGATTCCTTCGGTTCTTACCATCGGAGATGTGCAGAAAGTACTAGCCAAATTGCTGCGTGAGAAAATATCGATCCGCGATATGGTAACGATATTTGAAACGTTAGCCGACTACGGAACTTATACGAAGGATCCTGACGTATTGACCGAATATGTGCGGCAGGCGTTATCCAGACAAATTACGCAGCAGTATACGCAGCAAGGCGAGACGATGAGGGTTATTACCGTAGGTCCATCGCTCGAGAAGAAAATTGCCGAGAGCGTACAGCAGACCGATCAGGGCAGTTATTTGGCCCTGGATCCAGCTTCTACTCAAACGGTCTACCAGAAACTGACGGAGCAAATCAACCGGCTCATTCAATCCGGACAGCAGCCGATTGTCCTCACGTCACCGACGATCCGCATGTACTTACGGCAGGTGATGGAACGGACGATGCAGGATGTACCGGTACTGTCTTATAGCGAGCTTGAGCCGAATGTCGAAATTCAGAGTGTCGGAGTGGTGAACTTATGA
- a CDS encoding flagellar biosynthetic protein FliO yields MNSNQPDYQPIGSDINIWGNLLTVIFVLAIIIVLIVLLIRFLGKRNRYLSQSRSIRILGAVGLGPNKSLQVIEIGGNVYLVGVGEDISLVDKISDPEEVVLLHQAFAEEGAEFPGLASVIGSLVSRFRKPSPEEEELDETRFHEVFQSQLRKMPTRKQQMEELLQDKEEQSTDRLRNS; encoded by the coding sequence ATGAACTCGAATCAGCCGGATTACCAGCCGATTGGCAGCGACATTAATATATGGGGTAACTTGCTAACGGTTATCTTTGTGCTGGCTATTATTATTGTTTTGATCGTATTATTGATTCGATTTCTTGGTAAAAGAAACCGGTATTTGTCCCAAAGCCGATCGATCCGCATTTTAGGGGCCGTCGGTCTAGGACCAAACAAATCCTTGCAGGTTATCGAAATCGGAGGAAATGTCTATCTCGTCGGCGTAGGCGAAGACATTTCCTTAGTCGATAAAATAAGCGATCCGGAAGAGGTAGTCTTACTACACCAGGCATTTGCAGAAGAGGGGGCTGAATTTCCCGGACTGGCTTCTGTCATAGGTAGTCTAGTCTCTCGTTTTCGCAAACCTTCTCCAGAGGAAGAGGAACTAGACGAGACAAGGTTCCATGAAGTATTTCAGTCACAGCTAAGAAAGATGCCTACTCGGAAACAGCAAATGGAGGAGCTCCTTCAGGACAAAGAAGAACAATCTACAGATCGGTTGAGGAATTCATGA
- the fliM gene encoding flagellar motor switch protein FliM, with translation MVDVLSQNEIDALLAALSSGEMDAEELKKEETQKKIRSYDFKRAVRFSKDHIRSLTRIHENFARFLTTYFSAQLRTFVQINVVQVEQLPYDEFIRSIPKMTILNIFEAEPLEGRMVLEVHPNVAFAMLDRLLGGIGMAPSKIGSLTEIETIIMERIFSRAFESLQEAWKTVIDISPRMEGLETNPQFMQIVSPNETIALISLSTKIGDTTGMINLCIPHVVIEPIMPKLSVHHWFVSQKKSRVPEEVDALRNRVNKAKLPIVAELGESQLTIQEFLGLSVGDVISLNKPVHDGLAIRVGDKLKYFGSPGTLKDRVAVQIDEIVSEGVEELDE, from the coding sequence TTGGTAGATGTATTATCGCAGAACGAAATCGATGCACTGCTCGCCGCGTTGTCTTCTGGTGAAATGGATGCAGAGGAACTGAAAAAGGAAGAAACGCAGAAGAAAATCCGGTCCTATGATTTTAAACGAGCGGTAAGGTTTTCCAAGGATCATATCCGCAGCTTAACCCGGATTCACGAAAATTTTGCGAGATTTCTTACCACCTATTTTTCAGCGCAGCTCCGTACATTTGTCCAAATCAACGTCGTTCAAGTCGAACAGCTGCCTTATGATGAATTTATACGTTCTATACCCAAAATGACGATTCTTAATATATTCGAAGCAGAGCCATTGGAAGGAAGAATGGTGCTCGAAGTTCATCCAAACGTCGCATTTGCTATGTTGGATAGACTGCTCGGCGGGATTGGAATGGCCCCGTCCAAAATCGGGTCTTTGACTGAAATTGAGACGATTATTATGGAACGAATTTTTAGCCGGGCTTTTGAAAGCCTGCAGGAGGCTTGGAAAACCGTCATTGACATTAGTCCGCGAATGGAAGGATTGGAGACGAATCCTCAGTTTATGCAAATCGTTTCGCCTAACGAGACGATTGCCCTCATTTCGCTGAGTACTAAAATCGGTGACACGACGGGAATGATCAACTTATGTATTCCGCATGTTGTCATCGAGCCGATCATGCCGAAGCTCTCGGTTCATCATTGGTTCGTATCCCAGAAGAAGTCGCGTGTTCCCGAAGAGGTGGATGCTCTTCGCAATCGCGTAAACAAAGCTAAACTGCCGATCGTTGCTGAACTTGGTGAGTCACAACTTACGATTCAAGAATTTTTAGGGTTGTCTGTCGGAGATGTGATTTCCCTAAACAAGCCTGTTCATGACGGGCTTGCCATAAGAGTCGGCGACAAACTAAAATATTTCGGCAGTCCGGGTACGCTTAAAGACCGAGTCGCCGTTCAAATTGACGAAATTGTCAGCGAAGGAGTTGAGGAACTTGACGAGTAA
- the fliP gene encoding flagellar type III secretion system pore protein FliP (The bacterial flagellar biogenesis protein FliP forms a type III secretion system (T3SS)-type pore required for flagellar assembly.) has product MKKKVLIVGLMLALCSMLTVSAASAAPVNPIPDIGIQIGNSDGQPGTSSLSIILLITVLSIAPAILVLMTSFTRIVIVLGFVRNSLGTQQMPPNQVLIGLALFLTLFVMSPTLSTINEVALQPYIKGELTQTEALDKAAVPMKKFMYSHTRPKDLQLFLSYTKTAKPASYEDLPISVLVPAYAISELKTAFQMGFMIFIPFLIIDIVVASVLMAMGMMMLPPVMISLPFKILLFVLVDGWYLVVKSLLASFSP; this is encoded by the coding sequence ATGAAGAAAAAGGTCTTAATTGTAGGATTAATGCTAGCGTTATGCAGTATGCTGACGGTGTCGGCCGCTTCTGCCGCGCCAGTGAATCCGATCCCGGATATCGGAATACAAATAGGAAATTCGGATGGGCAGCCAGGCACGAGCTCACTCTCGATTATATTGCTCATCACGGTATTAAGTATCGCACCAGCGATACTTGTTCTCATGACGAGCTTTACGAGAATCGTAATTGTACTTGGATTTGTGCGTAACTCTTTGGGAACGCAGCAAATGCCTCCCAACCAGGTTCTGATCGGATTGGCGTTATTTCTGACTCTATTCGTCATGAGCCCGACATTGTCTACGATTAATGAGGTAGCTTTACAGCCTTATATCAAGGGTGAACTGACACAAACAGAAGCATTGGATAAAGCGGCTGTACCGATGAAGAAATTTATGTACTCGCATACGCGTCCCAAGGATCTCCAATTATTTCTGAGTTACACCAAAACGGCCAAGCCGGCCAGTTACGAGGATTTGCCGATTTCTGTATTGGTGCCAGCATATGCGATTAGCGAACTCAAGACGGCATTCCAAATGGGCTTTATGATATTCATCCCGTTTCTGATCATCGATATCGTCGTGGCGAGCGTGCTAATGGCGATGGGGATGATGATGCTGCCTCCAGTGATGATATCGCTGCCGTTCAAAATTTTGCTATTCGTTCTAGTTGATGGCTGGTATCTCGTTGTGAAGTCGTTGCTGGCAAGCTTTAGTCCTTAG
- the fliQ gene encoding flagellar biosynthesis protein FliQ — protein sequence MNTDFIIGLAGQAVYTVLKVSAPMLVIGLAVGLIVSIFQATTQIQEQTLAFVPKIIAVLLALLLFGPWILTTMVDFTYGILNNLSNYIG from the coding sequence ATGAATACGGATTTTATAATCGGGCTGGCCGGACAAGCGGTTTATACCGTGCTGAAGGTGAGTGCGCCCATGCTTGTCATTGGGTTGGCGGTCGGGCTGATTGTGAGTATATTCCAGGCGACGACACAAATCCAGGAACAGACGCTAGCATTCGTTCCTAAAATTATTGCCGTTTTGCTTGCCCTGCTATTGTTTGGCCCTTGGATTTTGACGACTATGGTTGATTTCACTTACGGTATTTTAAACAATCTTTCTAATTATATCGGTTAG
- a CDS encoding response regulator produces the protein MANRILIVDDAAFMRMMIRDILTKNGFEVVGEAQDGAQAVEKFKELQPDLVTMDITMPEMDGIAALKEIKQLDPNAKVIMCSAMGQQAMVIDAIQAGAKDFIVKPFQSDRVIEAINKTLGL, from the coding sequence ATGGCAAACCGAATTTTAATCGTAGACGATGCTGCTTTTATGAGAATGATGATCCGCGACATTTTGACGAAAAACGGTTTCGAGGTTGTAGGGGAAGCACAAGACGGCGCGCAGGCTGTCGAGAAGTTTAAGGAGCTTCAGCCGGACCTTGTTACTATGGACATCACGATGCCAGAAATGGACGGCATTGCCGCGCTCAAAGAAATCAAACAACTAGATCCGAATGCAAAAGTTATTATGTGTTCGGCTATGGGTCAACAGGCGATGGTCATCGACGCGATTCAAGCCGGTGCCAAGGACTTCATCGTTAAGCCATTCCAATCCGACCGGGTTATTGAAGCAATCAATAAGACTTTAGGTTTGTAG
- the flhF gene encoding flagellar biosynthesis protein FlhF, which produces MRVKRYIVDTMPDAMQKIRDELGKDAVILSTKELKIGGFLGMFQKRKIEVIAASESKEATAPKGKPSRPVASSPSFPPIVPQAVPEAYRKSTAMTSQATGHSQPVATVDEEKLPSKDNRLSAAVIAAAKEEDPLSQEELLRLATHKTSADTVNPASATGSMSSASTSLSSSKEDRLFIEIEQMKMLMTKLARFQEGLPELPEPLSQVKERLAEQEVSPELADVWVDEAFTAWENDGKTMSDEELVAIIRASAETFLKDRIGEGIQDGTKVVYIVGPTGVGKTTTIAKLAADQIFRLRKKVGFITADTYRISAIEQLRTYASILNVPLEVVQSPGDVQRAMQRLEHCDLILMDTAGRNYLNELYVAELHSLLSPSEHSETYLVLSLTSKSRDMMKITEHFSKYGIQKVIFTKLDETQSVGPIYNLLHEYPMQVSYVTNGQNVPDDLLPANNDLFTNMLLGAQRT; this is translated from the coding sequence ATGAGAGTAAAACGGTATATCGTCGACACTATGCCTGATGCGATGCAGAAAATTCGCGATGAACTTGGAAAGGATGCCGTCATACTAAGCACAAAGGAGCTGAAAATCGGCGGATTTCTAGGAATGTTCCAAAAACGAAAAATCGAAGTCATTGCCGCATCAGAGAGCAAGGAAGCTACTGCGCCGAAAGGGAAACCCTCTCGGCCCGTCGCTTCTTCTCCTTCATTCCCGCCGATTGTGCCCCAGGCCGTACCGGAGGCTTATCGCAAATCAACGGCAATGACGTCGCAAGCTACAGGCCATAGTCAGCCTGTGGCTACAGTAGACGAGGAGAAGCTTCCGTCAAAGGACAACCGCTTGTCGGCGGCCGTCATCGCAGCCGCAAAGGAGGAGGATCCTCTCTCTCAGGAAGAGCTACTGCGTTTAGCAACCCACAAGACGAGCGCAGACACCGTTAATCCTGCGAGTGCAACTGGTTCAATGAGCTCTGCTTCCACGTCTTTAAGCAGTTCGAAGGAAGATCGTCTATTCATTGAAATCGAACAGATGAAAATGCTGATGACGAAGCTGGCACGTTTCCAAGAAGGTCTGCCGGAGCTCCCGGAGCCGCTGAGTCAAGTAAAAGAGCGGCTCGCCGAGCAAGAAGTCAGCCCGGAGCTTGCCGATGTATGGGTAGATGAAGCCTTTACAGCCTGGGAAAACGACGGGAAAACGATGAGCGATGAAGAGCTTGTGGCCATAATCAGAGCCAGTGCGGAAACATTCCTAAAGGACCGCATTGGCGAAGGGATTCAAGACGGAACTAAAGTCGTTTATATCGTAGGTCCAACGGGTGTCGGCAAAACAACGACCATTGCCAAGCTCGCGGCGGATCAGATTTTTCGCCTTCGCAAGAAGGTCGGGTTTATTACGGCGGATACGTATCGTATATCAGCGATCGAGCAGCTGCGCACGTACGCTTCGATTTTAAACGTTCCGCTCGAAGTGGTTCAATCGCCAGGCGATGTACAAAGGGCCATGCAGCGATTGGAGCATTGCGATTTGATCCTGATGGATACCGCAGGGAGGAACTACCTTAACGAGCTGTATGTGGCAGAGCTGCATAGCCTGCTAAGCCCATCTGAGCATAGCGAAACTTATTTGGTGTTGAGCTTGACCTCTAAAAGTCGAGATATGATGAAAATTACCGAGCATTTTAGCAAATATGGCATCCAGAAGGTGATATTTACGAAGCTAGACGAAACGCAAAGCGTGGGACCCATCTATAATTTGCTGCATGAGTATCCCATGCAGGTGTCATATGTAACAAACGGTCAGAATGTCCCTGATGATTTACTGCCTGCAAATAATGACCTGTTCACGAATATGCTCCTTGGAGCGCAAAGAACATGA
- the flhB gene encoding flagellar biosynthesis protein FlhB: MSFRYTLDLQLFAGEKTEKATPKKRQDARKKGQVAKSQDLSGSVVLLSGFLCLLMFGGYMKERLMLLFSDVYYHRLNMDVTNENVMTMFGDYAVQILLLLAPLLLIVVVMAAVANYAQVGFLLTGEPLKMQLKKLDPIQGFKRIFSIRSLVEFLKSVLKLTIIGFLVYTTIWGERGNIASLGHVTIEDAFYFTSKLTMNLGLKIGAALFVLAVLDYMYQKYDHEKNLRMSKQDIKDEYKKMEGDPLIKGKIRERQRRMALQRMMQEVPKADVIITNPTHFAVALKYEGSEMDAPQVVAKGQDYVALRIREIAKEHGVIIMENKPLARALFQRAEIGDTIPADLFQAVAEVLAYVYRMKGKSK; the protein is encoded by the coding sequence ATGTCGTTCCGGTATACGCTGGATCTGCAGTTGTTTGCCGGTGAGAAAACAGAGAAGGCCACGCCCAAAAAACGGCAGGACGCCCGGAAGAAAGGCCAGGTTGCGAAAAGTCAGGATTTATCAGGTTCAGTCGTACTGTTATCCGGATTTTTATGTCTGCTCATGTTTGGGGGATATATGAAGGAACGGCTGATGCTTCTTTTTTCTGATGTATATTATCACCGGTTGAATATGGACGTAACGAATGAAAATGTCATGACGATGTTTGGGGACTACGCCGTTCAGATTTTATTGCTTCTGGCGCCTCTGCTGTTGATCGTGGTGGTTATGGCTGCTGTAGCAAACTACGCCCAGGTCGGCTTCCTCCTTACTGGGGAACCGCTAAAAATGCAGTTGAAAAAACTGGACCCTATTCAGGGATTCAAAAGAATTTTCTCGATTCGTTCGTTAGTCGAATTTCTAAAATCCGTTCTTAAACTAACTATCATTGGTTTTTTGGTCTATACGACGATATGGGGAGAACGGGGCAATATTGCTTCTTTAGGCCACGTCACGATCGAGGATGCATTTTATTTTACTTCGAAGCTGACGATGAACCTAGGATTAAAGATTGGCGCCGCTTTATTTGTACTAGCGGTACTTGATTATATGTACCAGAAATATGATCACGAGAAAAATTTGAGAATGTCGAAGCAGGACATTAAAGATGAGTACAAGAAAATGGAAGGCGATCCGCTGATCAAAGGCAAAATACGTGAAAGACAGCGCCGTATGGCGCTCCAGCGTATGATGCAAGAAGTTCCTAAAGCGGATGTGATTATTACGAACCCGACCCATTTTGCGGTTGCCTTGAAATACGAAGGCTCGGAAATGGATGCTCCACAAGTCGTTGCTAAGGGTCAGGACTACGTTGCCCTTCGTATTCGAGAGATCGCTAAGGAACACGGCGTTATTATTATGGAAAACAAGCCGCTGGCTCGTGCATTGTTCCAAAGAGCGGAAATCGGGGATACGATTCCTGCGGATTTGTTTCAAGCCGTGGCCGAAGTGCTGGCTTACGTATATAGAATGAAAGGTAAGAGTAAATAA
- the fliY gene encoding flagellar motor switch phosphatase FliY produces the protein MTSKDYLSQEEIDALLKQANSDSPSEPTVDDYLTPLEQDALGEIGNITFGSAATALSTLLNKKVDITTPKVSIITRSQFETEFPKPHVAIHVQYVDGFEGINSLIIKTKDAQVIANLMLGGDGNPAEEELNDIHISAVQEAMNQMMGSSATSMSTIFNRFVNISPPGVDILNMSNGTGVGSLPPDETLIKISFRLTIGDLIDSTIMQLLTVKFSKEMVDSLINGAVTESTSRESAPAPAEAPVSAPAPSPSPASMPSSFEETPAYTQPTAQHPTAPAAQQPPMMPPMQDQGYYQPQQGQPYHEPQHYGGMQGRNLNVQPVQFANFGAPAYGQVDENNLNLLMDIPLKVTVELGRTQKQIKDILELSQGSIIELDKLAGEPVDILVNNKLIAKGEVVVIDENFGVRVTDIVSQWDRIQKLQ, from the coding sequence TTGACGAGTAAAGATTATTTGTCCCAAGAGGAAATTGACGCTCTGCTTAAGCAGGCAAATAGCGATTCGCCGTCCGAACCGACGGTTGATGATTACTTGACACCGCTCGAGCAAGATGCTTTGGGCGAAATCGGCAACATTACTTTTGGCAGTGCTGCTACGGCCTTATCAACTTTGCTTAACAAGAAAGTAGATATTACAACTCCAAAAGTTTCTATTATAACACGTTCACAATTCGAAACCGAGTTTCCAAAGCCGCATGTAGCGATTCATGTCCAATATGTCGACGGATTCGAAGGGATCAATTCCCTGATCATTAAGACAAAGGACGCACAAGTCATTGCAAATCTTATGCTCGGCGGAGACGGTAATCCGGCTGAAGAAGAATTGAACGATATTCACATCAGTGCCGTTCAAGAAGCAATGAATCAAATGATGGGTTCCTCGGCGACGTCGATGTCGACGATCTTTAATCGGTTCGTTAATATTTCGCCGCCAGGCGTTGATATATTGAACATGTCGAATGGAACCGGGGTGGGAAGTCTGCCTCCCGATGAGACACTCATTAAAATTTCATTCAGGCTTACAATCGGAGATTTGATTGATTCGACAATCATGCAGCTTCTTACGGTCAAGTTTTCGAAAGAAATGGTAGACAGCCTGATTAACGGTGCTGTTACAGAATCGACCTCTAGAGAGAGTGCGCCAGCACCAGCGGAGGCACCAGTTTCTGCACCAGCACCATCGCCATCGCCAGCAAGCATGCCTTCATCCTTTGAAGAGACGCCTGCTTATACACAGCCGACGGCACAGCATCCAACGGCACCCGCTGCTCAGCAGCCTCCAATGATGCCTCCGATGCAGGATCAGGGCTATTATCAGCCGCAGCAAGGACAGCCATATCACGAGCCGCAGCATTATGGCGGAATGCAAGGGCGCAACTTAAATGTTCAGCCGGTGCAATTCGCTAATTTCGGGGCTCCTGCCTACGGACAGGTGGATGAGAATAATTTAAATTTACTGATGGACATACCCCTTAAAGTCACCGTAGAATTAGGAAGGACCCAGAAGCAAATTAAGGATATTTTAGAATTGTCCCAGGGCTCGATTATTGAGCTGGACAAGCTTGCCGGCGAACCGGTAGATATTCTTGTGAACAACAAGCTGATTGCCAAAGGCGAAGTTGTCGTCATTGACGAGAACTTTGGCGTGCGTGTGACAGATATTGTGAGCCAATGGGACCGAATTCAAAAATTACAATAG
- a CDS encoding MinD/ParA family protein, with protein sequence MNDQAQALRQLVSKLEGSYDRLAPRSNSARILTVSSGKGGVGKSNFTLNFALALKTLGRKVLIFDADIGMANIDVLMGVRARYNLYHLLKGEKNLEEIIELGTNGLPFIAGGSGMADLFTLSESDLNYFTAQIEEFSEQMDYIIFDTGAGLSKETVKFITAADECIVVTTPEPTSITDAYALIKVVHGMEQEVPFRLVVNRVANQQEAKQVTDKLSLVAKRFLDMEIAMLGHIHDDPHVMQAVKKQIPFSTAFPSCVAARDIQRLAMRFLEVPQMGQKDTLTGIKGFMHRWLKRTK encoded by the coding sequence ATGAATGACCAGGCCCAGGCTCTTAGACAGCTTGTATCAAAGCTGGAAGGCTCTTACGACAGGCTGGCGCCAAGATCAAATTCGGCCCGGATTTTAACCGTTAGCAGCGGCAAGGGCGGTGTCGGCAAATCCAATTTCACCTTGAACTTCGCTTTAGCCCTCAAAACACTCGGCCGCAAGGTGCTGATCTTTGATGCGGATATCGGGATGGCGAATATCGATGTGCTGATGGGCGTCAGGGCAAGGTACAATCTGTACCATCTCTTAAAAGGCGAGAAGAATTTGGAGGAGATCATCGAGCTTGGAACAAACGGTCTGCCTTTTATTGCAGGCGGCTCGGGAATGGCGGACCTGTTTACTTTATCGGAATCCGACTTGAACTATTTTACAGCTCAGATTGAAGAGTTTTCGGAGCAGATGGATTACATCATCTTCGATACTGGTGCAGGCTTGTCCAAGGAAACCGTAAAATTTATTACGGCAGCCGACGAATGCATTGTAGTAACCACTCCGGAGCCAACATCGATAACAGATGCGTATGCATTAATCAAAGTCGTTCACGGCATGGAACAGGAAGTGCCGTTCCGGCTTGTCGTTAACCGGGTTGCAAACCAGCAGGAGGCAAAACAGGTTACCGATAAGCTGTCGCTGGTAGCCAAACGCTTTCTCGATATGGAAATCGCCATGCTTGGACATATTCATGACGATCCGCATGTGATGCAAGCGGTCAAGAAACAAATCCCATTTTCAACCGCTTTTCCTAGCTGTGTAGCTGCGCGCGATATTCAGCGTTTAGCGATGAGATTTTTGGAAGTTCCGCAGATGGGGCAAAAGGATACCTTGACAGGAATCAAAGGATTTATGCACAGATGGCTTAAACGCACAAAATGA